From Lentisphaera araneosa HTCC2155, the proteins below share one genomic window:
- a CDS encoding Sec-independent protein translocase subunit TatA/TatB, whose protein sequence is MNTTLAFLGTPEIIMIVVAVLLIFGPKKIPQLARSLGKAKREFNEAKSAFNDAVDEEESKEEPKKIAPPAEEDIVTDEKPTAKEEEKEKAKSESK, encoded by the coding sequence ATGAATACAACACTTGCCTTCCTGGGTACACCAGAGATCATCATGATTGTCGTAGCGGTACTCCTCATCTTCGGCCCTAAGAAAATTCCACAACTCGCGCGCTCACTCGGTAAAGCCAAACGCGAATTCAATGAAGCAAAAAGCGCCTTCAATGATGCTGTCGACGAAGAAGAATCAAAAGAAGAGCCAAAGAAGATTGCTCCTCCTGCTGAAGAAGACATCGTGACAGACGAAAAACCGACTGCCAAAGAAGAAGAGAAAGAAAAAGCCAAAAGCGAATCTAAATAA
- a CDS encoding 6-phosphogluconolactonase, translating to MHKIKKYDSFAALAEELKSSLDGLVVLSGGSTLPPLIQGFSDLGALNGKTTWTWNDERLVDYDDPDSNFGTVRELLGKDDLVPLPFADNAEMAAGYMQSVSEGDLPQAELLLLGFGDDGHIASLFPGSDALETEGEEADWLVRATASYEPKERWSWTMNALTGSKKTVVLFKGALDGAKGKIVKEVLEDPACDYPLARFLRATKGEVLICQVDA from the coding sequence ATGCATAAAATAAAGAAATATGATAGTTTTGCGGCTTTAGCAGAAGAATTGAAAAGCTCATTAGATGGCTTGGTTGTTTTGTCAGGTGGTTCAACGCTTCCTCCTCTCATTCAAGGTTTTAGTGATCTCGGTGCTTTGAACGGTAAAACGACTTGGACTTGGAATGATGAACGCTTGGTGGATTACGATGATCCAGACAGTAACTTCGGTACAGTCCGTGAGCTTTTGGGCAAAGATGACCTCGTGCCACTTCCTTTTGCGGATAACGCAGAAATGGCAGCGGGTTACATGCAGTCAGTGAGTGAAGGCGACTTACCTCAGGCCGAATTATTACTTCTCGGTTTTGGTGATGATGGTCATATTGCAAGTTTGTTCCCCGGTTCGGACGCTTTAGAGACAGAAGGTGAAGAAGCGGATTGGCTCGTACGTGCGACTGCTTCCTACGAACCTAAAGAACGTTGGAGTTGGACAATGAATGCTCTGACGGGATCAAAAAAGACGGTCGTTCTTTTTAAAGGGGCTTTAGATGGTGCCAAAGGGAAGATCGTTAAAGAAGTTCTCGAAGATCCAGCATGTGATTATCCTTTAGCGCGTTTCTTACGTGCGACGAAAGGCGAAGTTTTGATTTGCCAAGTCGACGCATAA
- a CDS encoding transposase: MAHNRVKESCSDQAVYYLVTNRIAGGRMLFKDVEKYKLKELLFAGCAKLSYQVIDYVFMDNHFHLLIKIPPTSSMDDVELLNRYRLHKQNDEITFINSAQKDDFRDQIHDISFIIGNFEQRFVQWFNKEKNSWGRLFGQRFDSEMIEVSPQSDSLLRVMAYISLNPVRAGIVTDPKDFFFCGYADRLAGGSVGESDQDFFDLFCHGIEA; encoded by the coding sequence GTGGCTCATAATCGTGTGAAAGAATCTTGTTCGGATCAAGCAGTTTATTATCTTGTGACTAATCGTATTGCTGGTGGTCGCATGTTATTCAAAGATGTCGAGAAATATAAGCTCAAAGAGCTGTTATTTGCGGGCTGCGCAAAGCTCAGTTATCAGGTGATTGATTATGTTTTTATGGATAATCATTTTCATCTACTCATTAAAATTCCACCAACTTCGAGCATGGATGATGTGGAGCTTTTGAATCGTTATCGACTTCATAAGCAGAACGATGAAATCACTTTTATTAATTCAGCGCAGAAGGATGATTTCAGAGATCAAATTCATGACATCTCATTCATCATTGGCAATTTTGAGCAAAGATTCGTTCAGTGGTTTAACAAGGAGAAAAACTCTTGGGGGCGTCTCTTTGGTCAGCGTTTTGACTCCGAAATGATTGAGGTTTCACCTCAGTCAGATTCTCTGCTTCGAGTCATGGCTTACATCAGTCTCAATCCAGTTCGAGCTGGGATTGTCACTGACCCAAAAGATTTCTTTTTCTGTGGATATGCTGATCGTTTGGCAGGTGGAAGCGTTGGGGAGTCAGATCAAGACTTCTTTGATCTTTTTTGCCATGGTATCGAGGCTTAG